In Carassius gibelio isolate Cgi1373 ecotype wild population from Czech Republic chromosome B13, carGib1.2-hapl.c, whole genome shotgun sequence, one genomic interval encodes:
- the LOC127969873 gene encoding solute carrier family 2, facilitated glucose transporter member 5 isoform X1, which yields MAEEVLILSPGKITSHLTSSLLAVAFLTSFGSSMLYGYNLAVVNSPAGYIKDFYNRTVVSRNGTGLNEEALTLMYSLTVSVFAIGGLIGSLMVGTLVTRFGRKGTLVNSTVLVFLAGSLMGFSRICASPEMVIFGRFITGIHSGISLSVVPMYLGEIAPKNLRGFLGLMPSIFICAGVFLAQVLGLHELLGKEEHWPLFLSLVVVPTFIQLMLLPWFPESPRYLLIEKHNVHATITALKWYRAKCNIQAEIEEMQEEQRSLSSVETVSVWQLILDHTVRWQVLSVVVINIGMQLSGIDAIWFYTNDIFENAGIPTPEIQYTTVGTGAIEIIAGLIGCFTIERLGRRPLIIGGFGVMGMCCAGITLSLILQIHVPFMKYVSVGCVVGIIAGFCIGPAGVPFLITAELFKQSHRPAAYTVGGSLNWVSNFTIGFIFPFLQMSAGSYCYLVFCAICVSVAIYVYFVIPETKNKTFVEISQMFATKEAVEESQALTHPDQLKLKKMNGYGSLENGSLEFDSSSSCP from the exons ATGGCCGAAGAAGTGTTAATTCTTAGTCCAGGCAAAATAACATCG CATCTTACCTCATCTCTGCTGGCAGTGGCTTTCCTCACCTCCTTTGGTAGCTCAATGCTGTATGGGTACAACTTAGCTGTAGTCAACTCTCCTGCTGGG TACATTAAAGACTTCTATAACCGCACAGTGGTAAGTCGCAATGGAACTGGATTAAACGAGGAGGCCCTGACGCTCATGTATTCACTCACCGTTTCTGTGTTTGCGATTGGAGGCCTGATCGGCTCTTTGATGGTGGGCACTCTGGTCACCAGATTTGGAAG GAAAGGAACACTGGTCAACTCCACTGTACTGGTGTTCTTGGCAGGATCACTCATGGGGTTCAGCAGGATCTGCGCTTCACCCGAAATGGTCATCTTTGGTCGTTTTATAACAGGAATACATTCAG GTATCTCTCTCAGCGTGGTGCCAATGTACCTGGGAGAGATCGCTCCTAAAAATCTGAGAGGCTTCCTGGGGCTCATGCCTAGCATTTTCATTTGTGCTGGGGTTTTCTTAGCTCAAGTCTTGGGCCTGCATGAACTTTTAGGAAAG GAAGAGCACTGGCCCCTGTTTCTCTCTCTTGTGGTTGTCCCCACCTTTATCCAGCTGATGCTCTTACCGTGGTTTCCAGAAAGCCCACGCTACCTGTTGATTGAGAAGCACAATGTTCATGCCACTATCACCG CCTTGAAATGGTACAGAGCCAAATGTAACATCCAGGCAGAGATCGAGGAGATGCAGGAGGAGCAACGCTCTCTGTCCTCAGTGGAGACCGTGTCTGTCTGGCAGCTGATACTGGATCACACTGTTCGCTGGCAGGTCCTGTCGGTGGTGGTCATCAACATCGGTATGCAGCTGTCTGGCATCGATGCG ATCTGGTTTTACACCAACGACATCTTTGAGAACGCCGGAATCCCGACCCCTGAGATCCAGTACACGACCGTAGGAACTGGAGCTATAGAGATCATTGCAGGCCTCATAGGG tgtttcACCATTGAGCGTCTCGGGCGAAGGCCATTGATAATTGGAGGCTTTGGTGTTATGGGAATGTGTTGTGCTGGGATAACACTGTCCCTCATTCTTCAA ATACATGTGCCTTTTATGAAATACGTGAGTGTGGGGTGTGTGGTTGGGATCATTGCTGGGTTCTGCATCGGGCCGG CGGGTGTTCCATTCCTGATCACAGCTGAGCTTTTCAAGCAATCCCATCGTCCTGCCGCATACACCGTGGGAGGATCTCTTAACTGGGTGTCGAACTTCACCATCGGCTTTATCTTTCCGTTCCTTCAG ATGTCTGCTGGGTCCTACTGCTATCTGGTGTTCTGTGCCATATGTGTATCAGTGGCCATCTACGTCTACTTTGTTATTCCGGAAACTAAAAATAAGACGTTTGTAGAGATTAGTCAGATGTTTGCTACAAAAGAGGCTGTGGAAGAGAGCCAGGCCCTCACTCACCCGGACCAGCTCAAACTGAAAAAGATGAACGGATACGGCTCACTTGAAAATGGTTCACTTGAATTCGACAGTTCTTCTTCCTGTCCTTAA
- the LOC127969873 gene encoding solute carrier family 2, facilitated glucose transporter member 9 isoform X2 → MVGTLVTRFGRKGTLVNSTVLVFLAGSLMGFSRICASPEMVIFGRFITGIHSGISLSVVPMYLGEIAPKNLRGFLGLMPSIFICAGVFLAQVLGLHELLGKEEHWPLFLSLVVVPTFIQLMLLPWFPESPRYLLIEKHNVHATITALKWYRAKCNIQAEIEEMQEEQRSLSSVETVSVWQLILDHTVRWQVLSVVVINIGMQLSGIDAIWFYTNDIFENAGIPTPEIQYTTVGTGAIEIIAGLIGCFTIERLGRRPLIIGGFGVMGMCCAGITLSLILQIHVPFMKYVSVGCVVGIIAGFCIGPAGVPFLITAELFKQSHRPAAYTVGGSLNWVSNFTIGFIFPFLQMSAGSYCYLVFCAICVSVAIYVYFVIPETKNKTFVEISQMFATKEAVEESQALTHPDQLKLKKMNGYGSLENGSLEFDSSSSCP, encoded by the exons ATGGTGGGCACTCTGGTCACCAGATTTGGAAG GAAAGGAACACTGGTCAACTCCACTGTACTGGTGTTCTTGGCAGGATCACTCATGGGGTTCAGCAGGATCTGCGCTTCACCCGAAATGGTCATCTTTGGTCGTTTTATAACAGGAATACATTCAG GTATCTCTCTCAGCGTGGTGCCAATGTACCTGGGAGAGATCGCTCCTAAAAATCTGAGAGGCTTCCTGGGGCTCATGCCTAGCATTTTCATTTGTGCTGGGGTTTTCTTAGCTCAAGTCTTGGGCCTGCATGAACTTTTAGGAAAG GAAGAGCACTGGCCCCTGTTTCTCTCTCTTGTGGTTGTCCCCACCTTTATCCAGCTGATGCTCTTACCGTGGTTTCCAGAAAGCCCACGCTACCTGTTGATTGAGAAGCACAATGTTCATGCCACTATCACCG CCTTGAAATGGTACAGAGCCAAATGTAACATCCAGGCAGAGATCGAGGAGATGCAGGAGGAGCAACGCTCTCTGTCCTCAGTGGAGACCGTGTCTGTCTGGCAGCTGATACTGGATCACACTGTTCGCTGGCAGGTCCTGTCGGTGGTGGTCATCAACATCGGTATGCAGCTGTCTGGCATCGATGCG ATCTGGTTTTACACCAACGACATCTTTGAGAACGCCGGAATCCCGACCCCTGAGATCCAGTACACGACCGTAGGAACTGGAGCTATAGAGATCATTGCAGGCCTCATAGGG tgtttcACCATTGAGCGTCTCGGGCGAAGGCCATTGATAATTGGAGGCTTTGGTGTTATGGGAATGTGTTGTGCTGGGATAACACTGTCCCTCATTCTTCAA ATACATGTGCCTTTTATGAAATACGTGAGTGTGGGGTGTGTGGTTGGGATCATTGCTGGGTTCTGCATCGGGCCGG CGGGTGTTCCATTCCTGATCACAGCTGAGCTTTTCAAGCAATCCCATCGTCCTGCCGCATACACCGTGGGAGGATCTCTTAACTGGGTGTCGAACTTCACCATCGGCTTTATCTTTCCGTTCCTTCAG ATGTCTGCTGGGTCCTACTGCTATCTGGTGTTCTGTGCCATATGTGTATCAGTGGCCATCTACGTCTACTTTGTTATTCCGGAAACTAAAAATAAGACGTTTGTAGAGATTAGTCAGATGTTTGCTACAAAAGAGGCTGTGGAAGAGAGCCAGGCCCTCACTCACCCGGACCAGCTCAAACTGAAAAAGATGAACGGATACGGCTCACTTGAAAATGGTTCACTTGAATTCGACAGTTCTTCTTCCTGTCCTTAA